A window from Candidatus Hydrogenedentota bacterium encodes these proteins:
- a CDS encoding response regulator has product MTAHAMQGDRDRCLMAGMDDYIARPIKPVELHGVIDRVMGDLDDAPQVGGGRVASCIDVGADSAIADIGATRELLDGDEAALQQLISLFFSDLERNRKALELAQRTSDFATIRSLAHSIKGSAGVFNAAGTVASAQRLENAGKEQDGAAV; this is encoded by the coding sequence ATGACCGCCCATGCGATGCAGGGCGACAGGGATCGTTGCCTGATGGCGGGCATGGACGATTACATCGCCAGACCGATCAAGCCCGTGGAGCTGCATGGGGTGATAGACAGGGTGATGGGAGATCTGGACGATGCGCCTCAGGTGGGTGGCGGCCGGGTTGCGAGCTGTATCGATGTGGGGGCGGATTCCGCGATTGCCGATATTGGCGCGACCCGCGAGTTGCTTGATGGTGATGAGGCCGCCCTGCAGCAACTTATCAGTCTCTTCTTCAGCGATCTGGAGCGCAATCGAAAGGCGCTTGAGCTCGCCCAGCGCACTTCTGACTTCGCGACGATCCGTAGTCTGGCGCACTCCATTAAGGGGTCGGCTGGGGTGTTCAATGCCGCCGGTACCGTAGCCTCAGCCCAGCGGCTCGAGAATGCGGGCAAGGAGCAGGACGGTGCGGCGGTTC